The genomic DNA aaaattctgtaaaaattatccttcagttaaaaaaaaaattatcagaatgAGATAGGGCAGGGCTTGAGTTTGCTGGAAATAAATGTTGTTTGATGACGTACAGAAACTGACCATAAGAAATAGGTATGcatttacatacatataattttaaatcaaatattaaaaaatgttgagcaacaacaacaagactaTTCTTATAGAATGTAAGTAAGTGCTCCTTTTAATATATAACAGAAGCTTAAGCAAACTTTAAGATAAGTTACCCTGTATCATTAGCCTGATTAgttcatgaaaatatttatttacttgatatGTATTCATCAACTACTTACTGTTGGTGAGTGTTATGACTGAAATAAAGGTAACAATGGTGGATTTGGTCTTTTTATTAGTACCCCATCTGCTGATTTTTTTATGGTCAACCTTTTGTTGtgtaaaaaattttcttttacacATCTATGTAGTCTGTATCAGACTGTCTAAGAAAAAACTAATATGAATGTTGGAAATACAACTGCatataaatgaaagaattttGCTCCGATCAGCTGAACTAACAAGCACTCCTGAGCATTCAGAACACTGTACAAagtttttcttctgaggaatCACTGCTGTCTCACTAAGACAATTCACTCAtgttaatttattataatataaaatcatCTGGCAACTGTCATTATTTTTGAAGTCATAGTAATGATTATTAGCTTCAAGGTAAAAAATCAATAAGTACTTAAGATATTGATGTATTTTATCTAAATCTTAACTGTATGGGTTTCTTTCACATCCTAAATCAGAATAATTATATTGTTCTTCtctcaataattttaaataaatatttttatatacatggcATTTCCAAggataaggaaaaaaattgagaCAGTACAATTAAACAAAAACAGTCATGAAAGTAGGCATGgattaataaaatattcttaacttctagaatatttcttttaaatatagtagtttcCTTCTGTGCAACTAAGTCAGAAGGGTAaccttttaaaagtaattattaatttttagccaagagacattttcactttcaatatagTAATACGTTACTTATTTAATTGACTGTATTAGCAAACTTAAGTCTGCACACTGCTTTGGGCACTTTTCTTATACAGGATTTAAATTTGGGCTTAAAGGGTTCGCTTGGGGCCTGATTTGAACCTCGAGACTAAGCAGTGTGCTCCAAAATAAGCTTTGTAACATCTCCATGTAAGGTGGCACTTGATCATTTacacatttacatatacacaGAACTCTCTTAGGATCATGGACTCTGGCATCTCTGATCTGGACAAGGACCATGGAATCCTTACCTTTGTTTTTAACATTCACCATGATTGTAAAATTTAGTAATATAAATCAACATTTACATTAATTAACAAAGAATGTGGAATATAATCTCCTAGAATCACTCTGAAAGACAAGATTTTTATGCTTACAGTATTTTTCCTTTGGATTCACAATCAAATTAAGGTCCTAACCACAAAGCAAGTACAATCCTCTTTAACTTACCTTAGCACATTGCATGTGATTGCATCCCTCATTCTTCTGTATTGGAGACTTACAATTCGCACAAGGCTTGGAGTTAGTTAACAACCAGAGACAATTGGCAGCATCCTCATAAGCTTCACTGACTCCTACAACTTTGGGGTATTAAgcacaaatacaaaaataaacaatttagtGTACAACTTCAGATGGAAAAACACTCAAACTTTTCTTTGCAGGTTGCCtctcagttttaaatatatatacttatttttctatCAGAGTCTATGGTAAAGTTTTTAACCCATGATTATTtaagataaactaaaaatgaatcCAATGACATGTCTAGAACTAAATTcattattttccccaaatctccTTTCTCTACCTCCTGTGCTGGTAAATGATTGATTATCTACCCAGAATCAATCTAGGAAGAACATGATCTTGGACATCTTCCTCTTTGCCTCATCTGCTGTATCCCATGGgttctcttactttttcatatCCATCTCCTCTCTATTTCCAGCTAGGATCCTCCAAACCTTTTGCCTAGACaattaaaacacagaaaccaACTTAATCTCCCCAGATCCTTCTCCCTCGTCCCCAAACCCCACTAAATTGCCTCTGtaaagtgatcttttaaaaatacaaatctttAAATCTTTTAGTTGTTCCTCACTGACTACAAGATTAATCAAATTTCTTTAGCAAAGAACACAACGGCCTTCATGATTTGGCCACTGACTGACTACCTGGCAAGGTCCTCCCATCTGCTATCCCCACACCAACCTTATACTCTTCACCATCTTATAAACTATTTATTCTACTTTAATATGAGATCTGCAATCTTAAAGAATGTCAGGGTTTTTAAAGActctaaattttacattttatattctatAAATCCCTACCTCCGCCTACAGAGAGATTTAGGGGCTGGAGAGAGTGGCAGATgggtaatttaaaatttattttttcctgcaaGATTGTCAGTACTCAAGTTTGCTTTCTAACTTCAAGTACAGAGGAAAGTTCTACGTTTTCTTCACTGAAAGAGATTCTGAAAATCACTGCGAAATTCTTGAGAGTGGTCCATTCTATTAAGGCCCTCATTATATGCAGATTGTCTAGAAAGGGTGGGTTAAGAGGTTAGCCCTACTGAGGAAAGCAGGGGAGAAATCAACTCTAAGTTTTGAAGTCTAAAAGAAAAAGTCACTCAACTCCTAGATTCAAATCCCTGCTCTTTCCGCCATCTTTCCGTGCCGCCAGAATGGTGCACATGAATGTCCTGGCCGATGCTCTCAAGAGTATCAACAATGCCGAAAAGAGAGGCAAACGCCAGGTCCTTATTAGGCCGTGCTCCAAAGTCATCGTCAGGTTTCTAACAATGATGATGAAGCATGGTTACATTGGCGAATTTGAAATCATTGATGATCACAGGGCTGGGAAAATTGTTGTGAACCTCACAGGCAGGCTAAATAAGTGTGGAGTGATCAGCACTAGATTTGATGTACAACTcaaagatctagaaaaatggcagaatAACCTGCTCCCATCCCGTCAGTTTGGTTTCATTGTACTGACAACCTCAGCTGGCATCATGGACCATGAAGAAGCAAGACGAAAACATACAGGAGGGAAAATTCTTGGATTCTTTTTCTAGGGAtgtaatacatacaaataaaatgccTCAGAGGACTCTGatgcttccttaaaaaaaaaaaaaaaaacaaatccctggagagggaaggggaCAAAGGTTTGCGGTGTGACCCTTGGGAAGTAGTTCTGCATATGAACTGGAAGCCCTGAGCACCAGCAGCAGCCATTTGATGGAGTCTAGCAGTGGAGGGGGGATGGTGTCTTGCCACACGGAACCCTTAGTACCTACTTACCTCAGTTTGTGTCAAGAACAGAACAGCAGCTACTGCTTGACTGTAAAGCACTGCTCTTCCACATAGAGAGAAAAAACTGCAGCCGTGAACTGCTCAGACTCCACTCCATTTCTAAACCCACCTGGGAAGATGGCTTCATTAGGGTGCTGGGGCAGAGAATTCTTTGATAATATGGTGGAAAACAGGAGTTTCAGAAGGAACTTACTAcccttaagttcagttcagtcgctcaatcgtgtccgactctttgcgatcccatgaatcacagcatgccaggcctccctgtccatcaccaactcccagagttcactcagactgatgtccatcaagtcagtgatgccatccagccatctcatcctctgtcgtccccttctcctcctgcccccaatccctcccagcatcagggtcttttcaaatgagtcaactcttcgcatgaggtggccaaaggactggagtttcagcttcaccactggtccttccaatgaacacccaggactgatctccttcagaatggactggttggatctccttgcagtccaagggaccctccagagtcttctccaacaccacagttcaaaagcatcaattcttcggcgctcagctttctttacagctcaactctcacatccatacattaccactggaaaaaccatagccttgactagatggacctttgttggcaaagtaatgtctctgcttttgaatatgctatctaggttggtcataactttttttccaaggagtatgtgtcttttaatttcatggctgcaatcaccatctgcagtgatttgggagccccaaaaataaagtctgacactgtttccccatctatttcccatgaagtgatgtgaccagatgccatgatcttcgttttctgaatgttgagctttaagccaactttttcagtctcctctttcactttcatcaacaggctttttagttcctcttcactttctgccataagggtggtgtcatctgcatatctgaggttactgatatttctaccTGCgattttgattctagcttgtgtttcttccagcccagtgttgctcatgatgtgctctgcagataagttaaataagcagggtgacaatatacagccttgatgtactccttttcctatttggaaccagtctgttgttccatgtccagttctaactgttgtttcctgacctgcatataggtttctcaagaaggcaggtcaggtgatctggtattctcatctctttcagaattttccacagtttattgtgattcacacagtcaaaggctttggcatagtcaataaagcagaaatagacgtttttctggaactctctcgcttttttgatgatccagcggatgttggcaatttgatctctggtttcttgccttttttaaaaccagcttgaacatctggaagttcacagttcacgtattgctgaagcctgccttggagaattttgagcattactttactagcatgtgagatcagtgcaattgtgtggtagtttgagcattctttggcactttctttgggattggaatgaaaactgaccttttccagtcctatggccactgctgagttttccaaatttgctggcatattgagtgcagcacttgcacagcatcatctttcaggatttgaaatagctcaactggaattccatcacctccactagctttgttcgtagtgatgctttctaaggcccacttgacttcacattccaggatgtctggctttaggtcagtgatcacaccattgtgattatctgggtcatgaagatctttttcgtacagttcttctgtgtattcttgccacctcttcttaatatcttctgcttctgttaggtccataccatttctgtcctttatcgagcccatatttgcatgaaatgttcccttggtatctctgattttcttgaagagatctctagtctttcccattctgttgttttcctctatttctttgcattgatcgctgaggaaggctttcttatctctccttgccattctttggaactctgcattcagatgcttatatctttccttttctcctttgcttttcacttctcttcttttcacagctatttgtaaggcctctccagacagtcattttgcttttttgcatttcttttccatggggatggtcttgatccctgtctcctgtacaatgtcacgaactaccatccacagttcatcaggcattctgtctatcagatctagtcccttaaatctatttctcacttccactgtataatcataagggatttgattaggtcacacctgaatggtctagtggttttccctactttcttcaatttcagtctgaatttggcaataaggagttcatgatctgagccacagtcagctcctggtcttgtttttgctgactgtatagagcttctccatctttgcgaAGAATAtttctgatttcggtgttgaccatggtgatgtccatgtgtagagttacTACCCATAGTGGCTACTAATGAGCTCTGGAGGTAATGCTGTCTACAAAAGGTGCTGCTATAAAACCTAATTACTAAGCACAATGTCCGATTTTTGTTTAGAAGTAGTGGCCTTTCTCCTCCCTTTAGCAACAACGTTATTTTTAGCTCAGAGGCTCCAATATATTCTTATGACCTTTATTGTCCATTGTTACAATAAATAAAGCACAAAGGCATTTAAACAAAGCAGCTGTGTAGCCTGCAACATAACAGTTTTTTTCTCCCACCCTTGGAGAAAGAATGCTAGTTTCTGACTGCATTCTAGGGGATTACATGAAGTAAGTGGTGTTCAGAAAATAATCGACTATCAGAACAACAAATCCTTGTGCTAGAAAAAATGCCTTCACTACCAGTGCTCTGAGCAAGCTCGTTTCGGACATCTGCCCTTTGTATATACTTTTCTCAGTACCTACAACACGCAAGGCCCCTTCAATCTACCTGGTGAGCCCTCTTCACCCCCTCAGACttccaaacttttttttcagCTGCATGTGGATCTTGATCTTCTTTCCTTAATAATCCAGTCTCTTTGTAAGAAaaattaatctcatttaatcaaGTATTACAGTATaacaatatattaatagaatCAACATCCGTTAGTGAAAACAAAGTTGCTTTTAAAGACTGAATTCTTAAAAACTATTTGAATTTCATTTAGTAACCATTATTATGTGTACTATGAAAAAACGCTGgtgttaaatttttataaattacaatTTCACAGAAAATATAATCATTCCTGTTTCTTGCTCTGATTAGCCACAATAGAGGTAGGTTCGGTACTAAAAGACAGTGTTTCAACTTTATATGGAATTAATTTCAATTAATAattgaaagaatattttctcagtatattttctagtatttttctcATCAATTAGATTTTGTCACTCCTTTTAAGTCTCATAATTTAAAGACTCTGGAAAACCAGGGATAAGGGAGAAAACAGTCTCATGAATCTACCAGTTCCGTTGAAAATTCTTATGTCAAATATATGTGACCCTGACCCAAACTAATATGTAAACCCAACACAGTAGTAAATCAAACTTTTCTCTTTTAGAGTATTATTTTTGTGTTAGTATATTTAACAATGATGTTCTACTTAAGTATTACAATTGGCCTATTATTGTTTGCTTTAAGTCTTACCATAAATTTCATACACTTAAAAGTGGCCATTAAGAGTTTACTGGTCACTACCAGCTTTCACTGTGGTGGGTATGCATCAGGATAGTGAGAAAGTTTTCTTAGCAACAGGGAATCTTCTCTGCAATCTTGGTGTTGGCTCCCTCTACAGTAGACCACTTGTGGGTGTCTTGGGTCTCTTGCTTCCTATCGAATTTTCTAAAGTTCCTCCATCTTTCTGAAGTAAGATACCATTTGGGACTCTGAGGGTGATCTTCAGTTTTCACTTGAGGTCTCCCTATCTCCGAGCACCAGAGACAGCCATGTATACCCCGTGTGCACCGTTTTCTAACTCTATTTGTCTTCTCTCTTCATATCAAGATCTTTGTCTTAGGCAAGAATCTTCTGTCACAGTTCCACCAAAAAGCTATACTGTACAAAAAGCTGTACGTACAATGAAGTTATCTTATTTCTCTTCTATATACCTCTCTCCTCCCAAGTGTGGTGCTTGTCTTGTTCAAGCCCTTGTATCATCTTACCTGTACATTCTGAGGTTACTGCAGAAACAGTGCTCTTACCTACTCCCTAATTCAGCATCCACACTTGCACCTGACTGATTTTCTAAGCAAACATCTTCAGTTACCATGTCCTTCCTTAAAACTCCTTTTTGGCGTCTCGGGATAAAGCAAGACCTCCCAGCGTTACATACAACCCCACCCCTGCAAGCGCTGTCTCATCTCTCACTGCATGTTTGTACTGGCTAAAGGGACTTGCTTGCAGTCCTTGGATATGCTGTGCTATTTCACAGCCCTACTGCACCAGAGCCTAGAATGCCCTTCTTACTTTCGTCTGTGTGAAGAACATCTACCACCTTTCAAGATATGGCTTAGGcatcaattatttttataaagctttCCCTACCTCTCTCCTAGATGATCTCTTAACTAATCCCCTCCTTTGTTTCTCCTCTCCCTCACAATGTATCACAGGTATACTGTTCTCTAACAGCATCTCTAATACTTATTGTCCTGAGTTTTGTACACAGCTGTCTCCAtctctaaaatgtaaatttcaagAGCATAGAGGGCATTCTATTTCTGTATTCTACCATAAAATAGTACTAAATAAATGCGAAAGACATAATGAAGACACCATTTAAAGGCAATAAGTTATTCCTAAGTTTTCTCAGCATCTGTTTTGAGCTGCAGACAGGCGCTTGTTAAAATCCACCAGACATCTCCACACATATGTCTTGCAAGTAACTTGAGTGCAAAATGGCCACAACAAAATTCATTATTTTCCCCTGAAAGCTATTCCTCTACCTGAATCTCCTAAGTTGACCAGTGACATCATGATCTAGTCTCTGACCCAAACTAAAAACCTACCTTCCCACCTCTGGTCTAGCCCTCCTTTAGTCTATCACTCCTAGTCATCAGTTATCCTAATAAACAGTATCTTAACCATGTTACTTCCCTACTCGAACACTGCATTCTACAGCTTATTCTGTTAATAGGATAAACTCAGACCATTTGGCAAGAACTCTTTCAATCTGGCAACACCTATCTTTCCAGCCTCATCTTTTGCAAATTTCTCCCATGGACCTTAATTTTAAACTCCACAGAATGTATAAAGATATGCAGGTAGGTGGGCAATAGCAAGCCATCTCTCACGGAAATATAGATGTTTCCAGGTGTCAGaagcaggaaaagaaagcaaaatccaATCATCTTGCCATATTTAAATGTGTTGGAGGGTAATGGTATTAATCTCTCTATGGAACTATCATACATAGACATACTACACACAGACGAAGAACAGGGAAAATGGATGGGTAACCAGAGAGCAATGACACAGTCTACCTGGTATTCAGAGGAGAGATACAATGAACCAGGGGACCAAGAACAATCTATACAAACCTTTCTGATTTGGGAAGCTGGTATTTAGAAGATATTTGACTGAACAATCAATGTTCAGGAAAGCAATGATTAACCAGATATCACTATAAAATGTCCTAAGACTATCCAGTTGCCTCTGCTCCTGTTTAGAGAACATGCATTTTCTTAACACGTGAAAGAGATCGCTCTCATGGTCAGTTAATAAACTGGTATTCTAGTCTACTTAAGTTGTCTCTTTTCCATGAATCTGAATAATCCTGAGTCAGTGCACAATATCATCTTGTGAATATAAAATGCTGAGAACCATTTTTCAGGCAATGGTATATTGTCCAATATAATAGTAACACAAGCCTGAGGAACTCAAGGCTGCCAGCCAGTCCCTTTCAGTATTGTTTTAGCTGCTGACAGATATGCCTCTGCAGATATGCTAAAACTCAATTCATATCTTGCTGCTATCAGGAGGATTCCTTAACATCCTCTGTCCCCAACCTAGTTAGTTGTTTTTGTACTCTCATCTAACCTAACTATGTTAGCTACCATATGATAGCTAACTGTAATATCTGACTGCTTCCCTACTAGCCTCTGTACTCCCTGGAGATTGATGTCATCTTTATTATGTGCTTTGCTCATAATAAGTGAAGATGAACCACGTGAATTCTTAATCCTGATTTGCAATACCTCAAACTCcaatatttaaaaagtcaaaaaactccaaatgagttttaatttatagtaatttaaaataaaacagttgtCATAAAATACGTCAGGGGGTAAAAAATTATGGCAAAGCAGATATATTTACCTATCGAACATAGGAACTGCTATTAGGAAGGCTAATTCAAACCTATTCTATTTGCCCTGTGTCACTCAGTCCAATCTGTTAGCTTCCTATC from Bos mutus isolate GX-2022 chromosome 4, NWIPB_WYAK_1.1, whole genome shotgun sequence includes the following:
- the LOC102283643 gene encoding small ribosomal subunit protein uS8-like, giving the protein MVHMNVLADALKSINNAEKRGKRQVLIRPCSKVIVRFLTMMMKHGYIGEFEIIDDHRAGKIVVNLTGRLNKCGVISTRFDVQLKDLEKWQNNLLPSRQFGFIVLTTSAGIMDHEEARRKHTGGKILGFFF